In Gracilimonas sp., a single window of DNA contains:
- a CDS encoding hemolysin family protein: MIELLLIIVTILLSGFFSGSEIAFVTANKLKLEVASRKNSFLGNSIEFFTRKPETFLTTTLVGNNIVNVLYATFMAIFLVEPVQIYFEAWFGVMPTELQVLLIQTIIAAVVIMLFGEILPKAIFRALADNMIAVISVPLRFAYYLFRPLIEISKGSSNILIRWLVKDAEVPENYYRRQDVELIFKELRDSGGSEDIDEDDSEILHNVLELSNKRVKDSMIPRIEIEAVEKDTPIEDVLNMFIQSGHSKLPVYRDSIDDVIGVVFAHDFFHEPKSLNEIIRPVKLVPSSKKSNDLLTEFRQSNMSVAIVLDEYGGTSGMVTIEDLLEEVVGDIQDEYDVEDEIMKRLSENTYVVSGNVEIEELTQKFEEIQLPLEPSEYDTVAGFIINHLGRIPKVNEEVVIAGKKFIISKATPSRIETVKLILIE, from the coding sequence ATGATAGAGTTACTCCTGATTATAGTTACAATTCTGTTAAGCGGTTTTTTCTCGGGGTCAGAAATCGCTTTTGTTACAGCCAATAAATTAAAATTGGAAGTGGCATCCAGAAAAAACAGCTTCCTTGGAAATTCCATTGAGTTTTTTACCCGCAAGCCGGAGACTTTTCTGACAACGACACTGGTTGGAAATAATATAGTGAATGTACTTTATGCGACATTCATGGCTATTTTTCTGGTTGAACCGGTCCAGATTTATTTTGAAGCTTGGTTTGGAGTAATGCCTACCGAATTACAGGTACTGTTGATTCAAACCATAATTGCTGCCGTAGTTATTATGTTGTTTGGAGAGATTCTCCCCAAGGCCATATTCAGAGCGCTTGCAGATAATATGATAGCAGTAATCTCAGTTCCTCTTAGGTTCGCCTATTATTTGTTCAGGCCATTGATTGAGATATCAAAAGGCTCTTCAAATATTTTGATTAGATGGCTGGTAAAAGACGCAGAAGTACCGGAGAATTATTATCGCCGTCAGGATGTGGAATTGATATTTAAAGAACTGCGTGATAGTGGAGGCAGTGAAGATATTGATGAGGATGATTCCGAAATTCTGCACAATGTGCTGGAGCTGTCAAACAAGCGGGTAAAGGATTCCATGATTCCTCGTATTGAAATTGAGGCTGTGGAAAAAGACACACCCATTGAAGATGTGCTGAATATGTTTATCCAATCCGGGCATTCCAAGCTCCCGGTATATCGTGATTCTATTGATGATGTAATAGGTGTGGTGTTTGCTCATGACTTTTTCCATGAACCAAAATCACTGAATGAAATTATCCGGCCGGTGAAGCTGGTTCCCTCCAGTAAAAAATCCAACGATTTGTTAACAGAATTCCGACAGTCCAATATGTCGGTAGCTATTGTTTTGGATGAGTATGGCGGTACTTCAGGGATGGTTACCATTGAGGATTTACTGGAAGAAGTGGTTGGTGATATTCAGGATGAGTATGATGTAGAAGATGAAATTATGAAACGTCTTTCTGAGAATACCTATGTAGTGAGTGGAAATGTGGAGATTGAAGAACTCACTCAGAAATTTGAAGAAATTCAGCTTCCGCTGGAACCTTCGGAATATGATACCGTAGCGGGCTTCATAATCAATCATTTAGGGCGTATTCCGAAAGTAAATGAAGAAGTGGTGATTGCGGGTAAGAAATTTATTATCAGCAAGGCCACGCCAAGTCGCATTGAAACGGTAAAGCTCATTTTAATTGAGTGA
- a CDS encoding enoyl-CoA hydratase-related protein has translation MDRSYETLLLEVDESGICTLIINRPDKLNALNNQVLKELDEAVDDIKKNYKINALVITGEGEKAFVAGADIKELSTLDPVTGAEISKKGQDIFQRIEDLTIPVIAAVNGYALGGGCELAMACHLRIASTNAAFGLPEVSLGLIPGYGGTQRLTQLAGKAKALELIMTGRQVKAEEAFEIGLVNQVADHSAVDEAKSMLSKILKQGPIAIKNALLAVKEAGNENGYESESRLFGELCGTADFKEGTGAFLEKRKPNFSGK, from the coding sequence ATGGACCGCTCTTACGAAACGCTGCTTCTCGAAGTTGATGAATCGGGCATTTGTACACTTATCATTAATCGTCCCGACAAGTTAAATGCACTGAACAACCAGGTGCTAAAAGAGCTGGATGAGGCAGTTGATGACATCAAAAAGAATTATAAGATAAATGCACTTGTCATTACCGGGGAAGGAGAAAAAGCATTTGTAGCAGGAGCCGATATTAAGGAGTTAAGCACGCTCGACCCCGTCACCGGAGCAGAGATATCCAAAAAAGGGCAGGACATCTTTCAAAGAATAGAAGATCTTACCATTCCCGTTATTGCTGCCGTAAACGGATATGCCTTGGGCGGAGGTTGTGAATTGGCCATGGCTTGTCACTTGCGTATTGCTTCAACAAATGCAGCATTTGGCTTACCTGAAGTTAGCTTAGGACTCATCCCTGGATATGGAGGCACTCAGCGCTTAACACAATTGGCAGGAAAGGCCAAGGCTCTGGAATTAATTATGACCGGCCGACAGGTAAAAGCCGAAGAGGCTTTTGAAATTGGGTTGGTGAATCAAGTGGCAGATCATTCTGCCGTTGATGAAGCCAAATCCATGCTTAGCAAAATTTTAAAGCAGGGCCCTATAGCCATAAAAAATGCTCTTTTGGCTGTGAAAGAGGCTGGAAATGAAAATGGATATGAGTCTGAATCCAGACTATTTGGAGAATTGTGCGGTACTGCTGATTTTAAGGAAGGCACCGGCGCTTTTCTTGAGAAGAGAAAACCTAATTTCTCCGGTAAATAA